A section of the Malaclemys terrapin pileata isolate rMalTer1 chromosome 15, rMalTer1.hap1, whole genome shotgun sequence genome encodes:
- the LOC128823067 gene encoding alpha-2,8-sialyltransferase 8E-like isoform X1 gives MLQRQSWALVLAVGITLSFSLSVLWRLQSRVPPPVETASFAGPTAASEPGIGWPTACTPKPSPEATGMDAEQCRELGQELSQRVLPVRLHEAWIWRRLKLMQSCPWAYNARALGRYREQLGHCCNASANLVLTQDNTPLGSRIVCDGQPAKKLLVQEALLEILPQGSPFQGAPYDSCAVVGNGGILHNSGCGPEIDRAQFVIRFGALSRWRRPFAEAMGTYGAPLLLIPAFSFIGFTAVSSQVLYTLEDFGSPARAVFMNPEYLAGLDRHWHRRGLRAKRLSSGFMLVNTALELCQHLTLYGFWPFPTDPEGRPLPYHYYDKQTPKPGVHAMPDEFTRYLGMHLQGALRLHLGRCQEGLAGGRAQQGSDGGV, from the exons ATGCTGCAGAGACAGAGCTGGGCGCTGGTGCTGGCCGTGGGCATCACCCTCAGCTTCAGCCTCTCTGTGCTGTGGAGGCTTCAGAG CCGTGTCCCCCCGCCAGTGGAAACAGCCTCATTTGCTGGTCCTACAGCAGCATCCGAGCCAGGGATCGGCtggcccacagcctgcaccccgaagcccag CCCTGAGGCCACGGGGATGGACGCAGAGCAGTGccgggagctggggcaggaactGAGCCAGCGCGTCCTCCCCGTGAG GCTGCACGAGGCCTGGATCTGGAGGCGGCTGAAGCTGATGCAGAGCTGCCCCTGGGCGTATAACGCCCGCGCCCTGGGCCGGTACAG ggagcagctggggcaCTGCTGTAACGCGTCGGCCAACCTGGTGCTGACCCAGGACAACACCCCGCTGGGCTCGCGGATCGTCTGCGACGGACAGCCGGCCAAGAAGCTGCTGGTGCAAGAGGCGCTGCTGGAGATCCTGCCGCag ggctCCCCGTTTCAGGGCGCCCCCTACGACAGCTGCGCcgtggtggggaatggggggatcCTCCATAACAGTGGCTGTGGCCCCGAGATTGACCGCGCCCAGTTCGTCATCAG GTTTGGGGCACTGAGCCGCTGGCGCCGGCCCTTCGCGGAGGCGATGGGCACCTACGGGGCCCCGCTGCTCCTCATCCCGGCTTTCAGCTTCATCGGCTTCACCGCGGTCTCATCCCAGGTACTCTACACCCTGGAGGACTTTGGCTCCCCGGCCCGCGCCGTCTTCATGAACCCCGAGTACCTAGCGGGGCTGGACAGGCACTGGCATCGCCGTGGCCTGCGTGCCAAACGCCTCTCCTCGGGCTTCATGCTGGTGAACACCGCCCTGGAGCTGTGCCAGCACCTCACCCTCTACGGCTTCTGGCCCTTCCCCACCGACCCCGAGGGGCGGCCCCTGCCCTACCACTACTACGACAAACAGACCCCCAAGCCGGGCGTTCACGCCATGCCCGACGAGTTCACCCGCTACCTGGGCATGCACCTGCAGGGCGCGCTGCGGCTGCATCTGGGGCGCTGCCAGGAGGGCCTGGCCGGCGGCCGCGCACAACAAGGCTCGGACGGGGGGGTCTGA
- the LOC128823067 gene encoding alpha-2,8-sialyltransferase 8E-like isoform X2 — MLQRQSWALVLAVGITLSFSLSVLWRLQSRVPPPVETASFAGPTAASEPGIGWPTACTPKPSPEATGMDAEQCRELGQELSQRVLPVRLHEAWIWRRLKLMQSCPWAYNARALGRYREQLGHCCNASANLVLTQDNTPLGSRIVCDGQPAKKLLVQEALLEILPQGSPFQGAPYDSCAVVGNGGILHNSGCGPEIDRAQFVIRFNLPPMGFAEDVGTKSSVITVNPSILVLRFGALSRWRRPFAEAMGTYGAPLLLIPAFSFIGFTAVSSQVLYTLEDFGSPARAVFMNPEYLAGLDRHWHRRGLRAKRLSSGFMLVNTALELCQHLTLYGFWPFPTDPEGRPLPYHYYDKQTPKPGVHAMPDEFTRYLGMHLQGALRLHLGRCQEGLAGGRAQQGSDGGV, encoded by the exons ATGCTGCAGAGACAGAGCTGGGCGCTGGTGCTGGCCGTGGGCATCACCCTCAGCTTCAGCCTCTCTGTGCTGTGGAGGCTTCAGAG CCGTGTCCCCCCGCCAGTGGAAACAGCCTCATTTGCTGGTCCTACAGCAGCATCCGAGCCAGGGATCGGCtggcccacagcctgcaccccgaagcccag CCCTGAGGCCACGGGGATGGACGCAGAGCAGTGccgggagctggggcaggaactGAGCCAGCGCGTCCTCCCCGTGAG GCTGCACGAGGCCTGGATCTGGAGGCGGCTGAAGCTGATGCAGAGCTGCCCCTGGGCGTATAACGCCCGCGCCCTGGGCCGGTACAG ggagcagctggggcaCTGCTGTAACGCGTCGGCCAACCTGGTGCTGACCCAGGACAACACCCCGCTGGGCTCGCGGATCGTCTGCGACGGACAGCCGGCCAAGAAGCTGCTGGTGCAAGAGGCGCTGCTGGAGATCCTGCCGCag ggctCCCCGTTTCAGGGCGCCCCCTACGACAGCTGCGCcgtggtggggaatggggggatcCTCCATAACAGTGGCTGTGGCCCCGAGATTGACCGCGCCCAGTTCGTCATCAG GTTCAATCTGCCCCCCATGGGCTTTGCCGAGGATGTGGGCACCAAATCGAGCGTTATCACCGTGAACCCCAGCATCCTGGTTTTACG GTTTGGGGCACTGAGCCGCTGGCGCCGGCCCTTCGCGGAGGCGATGGGCACCTACGGGGCCCCGCTGCTCCTCATCCCGGCTTTCAGCTTCATCGGCTTCACCGCGGTCTCATCCCAGGTACTCTACACCCTGGAGGACTTTGGCTCCCCGGCCCGCGCCGTCTTCATGAACCCCGAGTACCTAGCGGGGCTGGACAGGCACTGGCATCGCCGTGGCCTGCGTGCCAAACGCCTCTCCTCGGGCTTCATGCTGGTGAACACCGCCCTGGAGCTGTGCCAGCACCTCACCCTCTACGGCTTCTGGCCCTTCCCCACCGACCCCGAGGGGCGGCCCCTGCCCTACCACTACTACGACAAACAGACCCCCAAGCCGGGCGTTCACGCCATGCCCGACGAGTTCACCCGCTACCTGGGCATGCACCTGCAGGGCGCGCTGCGGCTGCATCTGGGGCGCTGCCAGGAGGGCCTGGCCGGCGGCCGCGCACAACAAGGCTCGGACGGGGGGGTCTGA